In a genomic window of Sutcliffiella sp. FSL R7-0096:
- a CDS encoding ABC transporter substrate-binding protein, which translates to MKKIALILVMVALVIAAGYVLFENGFSDKTVENGEEAENVEQIELTFWRNLGNASFNAAYEQLVADFEALHPNIKINMQAQYWGLEYELRLRTELAAENHPDIMTIDSPNLGLYANAGSLLSLDRYMKEEGDIADISKPTIAGLTFEEEIYLAPIVESSIALYYNKHLFRKAGIPFPSQDPNNPLTWEEGLEIALKISNPDQEVYGIDPAQGFTDGEGPAYFKMPILWQFGGSILSPDGTTAEGYLNSEESLKALQFYQDLYLEHNVATMQLPPAAFETGKLAMTILGSWDLRQLENIQDFSLEEDFGVAPLPRGEYQVAPSGGWAVGISSQTKYPDEAWELVKFLTSYEGSKKFVEITGEIPARYSVAEALPQFNEYPKNIFIQQGQNHSKNRPVTPYYSVISDTVKVLFEDVGIKGRDVKEAADEAVEKINNVLEENE; encoded by the coding sequence ATGAAAAAGATAGCCCTTATCCTTGTAATGGTGGCTTTGGTCATAGCAGCAGGGTATGTCCTGTTTGAAAATGGCTTCTCTGATAAAACGGTGGAAAACGGAGAGGAAGCGGAAAATGTAGAACAAATAGAGCTCACCTTTTGGCGCAATCTAGGAAATGCGTCATTCAATGCTGCGTATGAACAATTAGTAGCGGACTTTGAGGCGCTACATCCCAATATAAAAATCAATATGCAGGCACAGTATTGGGGACTGGAATATGAATTGCGTCTTCGTACGGAATTGGCTGCCGAAAACCACCCGGATATCATGACAATCGACAGTCCCAACTTAGGGCTCTATGCCAATGCAGGATCGCTTTTATCTTTAGATCGGTACATGAAAGAGGAAGGCGATATTGCTGACATCTCAAAGCCCACCATTGCCGGATTAACCTTTGAAGAGGAGATTTATCTTGCACCCATTGTAGAATCGAGCATTGCCCTGTATTACAATAAGCATTTGTTTAGAAAAGCCGGCATCCCTTTTCCTTCACAAGATCCAAACAATCCGTTGACATGGGAAGAAGGTTTGGAGATTGCACTAAAAATTAGCAATCCTGATCAAGAAGTATATGGAATAGATCCAGCTCAGGGATTCACGGACGGGGAAGGCCCCGCCTATTTTAAGATGCCTATTCTATGGCAGTTCGGCGGAAGTATACTGAGTCCTGACGGAACCACAGCAGAAGGTTACTTGAACTCCGAAGAATCTTTAAAAGCACTGCAATTCTATCAAGACCTCTATCTCGAACATAATGTGGCTACGATGCAATTGCCCCCAGCAGCTTTTGAAACGGGGAAGCTTGCGATGACCATTTTGGGATCCTGGGATTTGCGACAGTTAGAGAACATTCAAGACTTTTCACTAGAAGAAGATTTTGGAGTCGCTCCGTTGCCGAGGGGGGAGTATCAGGTGGCTCCTAGCGGAGGCTGGGCTGTAGGGATATCGTCCCAAACGAAGTATCCAGATGAGGCCTGGGAACTCGTTAAATTCCTGACAAGTTATGAGGGCTCCAAAAAGTTTGTCGAGATCACGGGGGAAATTCCTGCTAGATATTCAGTTGCAGAAGCACTTCCTCAGTTTAACGAGTATCCCAAGAATATCTTTATTCAACAAGGTCAGAATCACTCCAAAAACAGGCCGGTTACCCCCTACTATTCTGTAATTAGCGATACAGTCAAGGTATTATTTGAAGATGTGGGCATTAAAGGTAGGGATGTAAAGGAAGCGGCAGATGAAGCGGTTGAGAAGATAAACAATGTCTTAGAGGAGAATGAATGA
- a CDS encoding glycoside hydrolase family 32 protein, producing MTVQIQYKEKHRPQFHFSPKEKWMNDPNGMVFFNGEYHLFYQYHPHGTTWGPMHWGHAVSKDMVHWEELPIALYPDEYGAIFSGSAVVDWNNTTGFFEDSPGLVAIFTHADNYPGTERPRQRQSLAYSKDDGRSWVTYEGNPVLSDVDITDYRDPKVFWHEESNKWVMVLATGQTVTLYTSLNLKDWEFASLFGLHEGSHDGVWECPDLFQLPIDGNQENKKWVMLVSIGDNPKFKEGSRTQYFVGDFDGTTFVNQHSEETVLWLDYGRDNYAGVSWSDIPQEDGRRIYIGWMSNWRYANQVPTKEWRSAMTLPRELSLTTTSTGLRIVQLPVAEINGIRGGGESFRNLALDGKESISYKISELTEIEIEFEKETANSFGLSVLNSKEEKTTITYDAVKKVLMVDRTAAGDNSFSESFATIQEAPLNMEGKTINLQVFLDASSIEVFANNGRVAVTSLIFPDEKADKVSLFSKEGTANVRQLTLTPLKSIWSK from the coding sequence ATGACAGTTCAAATTCAATATAAAGAGAAACATCGGCCACAATTTCATTTTTCTCCCAAGGAAAAATGGATGAACGATCCGAACGGAATGGTCTTTTTTAATGGAGAGTATCATTTATTCTATCAATATCACCCGCATGGTACGACATGGGGGCCGATGCACTGGGGCCATGCAGTAAGTAAAGATATGGTCCACTGGGAGGAGCTTCCTATTGCATTATACCCGGACGAGTATGGTGCCATCTTCTCCGGAAGCGCGGTTGTGGATTGGAATAATACTACGGGTTTTTTTGAGGACTCCCCGGGGTTGGTTGCAATTTTCACACATGCAGATAACTATCCAGGAACAGAGCGGCCAAGACAACGTCAGAGCTTGGCATATAGCAAAGATGATGGAAGATCATGGGTAACTTACGAAGGGAATCCAGTCCTTTCTGATGTGGACATTACAGACTACCGTGATCCAAAAGTGTTCTGGCATGAAGAATCAAACAAATGGGTGATGGTGCTCGCAACAGGTCAAACCGTTACCCTCTACACATCCCTTAACTTGAAAGATTGGGAGTTTGCCAGTCTGTTTGGTTTACATGAAGGGTCACATGACGGAGTTTGGGAATGTCCGGATTTATTCCAATTGCCCATTGATGGAAATCAGGAAAACAAGAAATGGGTCATGCTTGTAAGTATTGGAGATAACCCAAAATTCAAAGAAGGATCCAGAACACAGTATTTTGTCGGAGACTTTGACGGCACAACCTTTGTGAATCAACATTCCGAAGAAACAGTTCTTTGGCTGGACTATGGCAGAGATAACTATGCAGGTGTCAGTTGGTCTGATATTCCACAAGAGGATGGCAGACGAATCTATATTGGCTGGATGAGCAACTGGCGCTATGCTAATCAAGTGCCAACAAAAGAATGGCGCAGTGCGATGACATTACCAAGAGAATTATCCTTAACCACCACGTCCACAGGTCTGCGAATCGTGCAGTTACCTGTAGCGGAAATCAATGGCATTCGCGGGGGAGGGGAGTCATTTAGAAATCTAGCTCTTGACGGAAAGGAATCGATTTCTTACAAGATCAGTGAATTAACAGAGATAGAGATTGAATTCGAAAAAGAGACCGCAAATTCTTTCGGTTTATCCGTCTTGAATTCCAAGGAGGAAAAAACAACCATCACCTATGATGCAGTGAAAAAAGTGTTAATGGTTGATCGTACGGCTGCAGGTGATAATAGCTTCTCAGAATCATTCGCTACTATCCAGGAAGCCCCCTTGAACATGGAAGGCAAAACAATAAATCTTCAAGTATTCCTGGACGCGTCATCCATTGAGGTCTTTGCAAACAATGGAAGGGTTGCAGTTACCAGCCTGATTTTTCCTGATGAAAAAGCAGATAAGGTGAGCTTATTTTCAAAAGAAGGAACGGCAAACGTACGTCAATTAACACTTACACCTCTTAAATCAATCTGGAGTAAGTGA
- a CDS encoding response regulator transcription factor, which yields MMKVLISDDEIQIRKGLRMKVDWAQAGFEIVAEAANGQEALEILKEKEVDIVITDVRMPIMDGMQFVKRCHVEYPDIKVIVLSGYSDFEYAKSSMKAGVKDYLLKPVAPDELADALQRIRHEADMEKKKRLESERISRVVHNQLEEMREQYLLYLVKEEFTEFNVAKDRLKQLQLETLAQENTEVQFVTVEMRSAKGNPDELKKLLLPFKMLCKEYAERNEGIHFFYDAGYSNMIHFLHQKHGAPLTHSSHFIRNLQAKVKEYLKVETVIGIGKGVKGFQQFKNGYISALLSWSQSQVGGHSQVIEGTAQTEVFNFTLDVEKRLTNAIENADQRAFQDSLQDVLGGDLSMMAFSFLANRVLFLLGSLARKYDVDTVEMKDRIWNCQQSIWELNSQIRVKEQLQQLAQAIVQKVKEVRSSSSGSELVENVRRFIESHYASEITLSSLSKQFHINSAYLSEIFKNHVGQNFSDYLNCLRMENAKKFLKDPQLKIIDVAHLVGFSNSGYFSTVFKKQFGYSPADYRKSINRDS from the coding sequence ATGATGAAAGTGCTGATTAGTGATGATGAAATTCAAATACGCAAAGGGCTCCGAATGAAAGTGGATTGGGCACAGGCAGGGTTTGAAATTGTAGCTGAGGCAGCAAATGGCCAGGAAGCCCTTGAGATTCTGAAAGAAAAAGAGGTGGACATCGTTATTACAGATGTTCGCATGCCCATCATGGATGGGATGCAATTTGTCAAGCGATGCCATGTGGAGTACCCGGATATAAAAGTGATTGTGCTATCGGGCTATTCTGATTTTGAATATGCAAAATCCTCGATGAAGGCTGGAGTAAAAGACTACCTTCTAAAGCCAGTTGCTCCTGATGAACTGGCGGATGCACTGCAACGAATCCGCCACGAAGCAGATATGGAAAAGAAAAAGCGATTGGAATCGGAGCGCATAAGCCGTGTTGTCCATAACCAGCTGGAAGAGATGCGCGAACAGTATTTGCTGTATTTAGTGAAAGAGGAATTTACGGAATTTAATGTAGCCAAGGATAGGTTAAAGCAGTTGCAACTGGAGACTTTGGCACAGGAGAACACCGAGGTTCAATTCGTAACGGTAGAAATGAGAAGTGCAAAAGGAAATCCCGATGAATTGAAGAAGCTGCTGCTCCCATTCAAGATGCTCTGCAAGGAATATGCTGAAAGGAATGAAGGTATACACTTCTTCTATGATGCAGGCTATTCTAATATGATTCACTTCCTACATCAAAAGCATGGTGCACCCTTAACGCATTCATCGCATTTTATCAGAAACTTGCAGGCCAAAGTAAAAGAATATTTGAAAGTAGAAACGGTTATCGGCATCGGAAAGGGTGTCAAAGGTTTTCAGCAATTTAAGAATGGGTATATTTCCGCACTGCTCTCTTGGAGTCAAAGTCAGGTTGGGGGACATTCACAGGTGATTGAAGGGACGGCTCAAACCGAGGTATTCAACTTCACCTTAGATGTGGAGAAGAGACTTACGAATGCCATAGAAAATGCCGACCAAAGGGCATTCCAAGATTCCCTTCAAGATGTTTTAGGAGGAGATCTCTCCATGATGGCATTTTCCTTTCTGGCCAACCGGGTTCTATTTCTATTGGGCTCACTTGCCAGAAAATATGACGTGGATACGGTGGAGATGAAAGATAGAATCTGGAATTGTCAGCAAAGCATATGGGAACTCAATTCCCAAATCAGGGTGAAAGAGCAACTTCAACAATTGGCCCAAGCCATTGTACAGAAGGTTAAGGAAGTCCGATCTTCTTCAAGTGGTTCTGAATTGGTGGAAAATGTAAGACGATTCATCGAGTCCCATTATGCTAGCGAAATTACACTCTCCAGCTTATCAAAACAATTCCATATTAATAGTGCTTATTTATCCGAGATTTTTAAAAATCATGTAGGCCAAAATTTTAGCGATTATCTAAATTGCCTGCGAATGGAGAATGCCAAAAAGTTCTTAAAGGATCCACAGCTTAAGATCATTGACGTTGCGCACCTTGTCGGCTTCTCCAATTCAGGGTATTTCAGTACAGTTTTCAAAAAACAATTTGGTTATTCACCTGCAGATTATCGTAAATCCATTAACCGTGACAGCTGA
- a CDS encoding DUF3889 domain-containing protein, with protein sequence MGFQPIPFIEATQESNEQTPSYAKWGQLAMKRTKEEYPKADIVDYLHVGRQEGPVLTTEKFRLWLKEGTTEFGVEVTISFYSKSEAVKEVELKKVARR encoded by the coding sequence TTGGGATTTCAACCAATACCATTTATAGAGGCCACACAAGAATCAAATGAACAAACACCAAGCTATGCAAAATGGGGCCAACTCGCGATGAAACGGACAAAAGAGGAGTATCCAAAAGCGGATATCGTTGACTACCTTCATGTGGGTAGACAGGAGGGGCCAGTGTTAACAACGGAAAAATTTAGGCTATGGCTAAAAGAAGGTACCACCGAGTTCGGAGTGGAGGTTACAATTAGTTTTTATTCAAAGAGTGAGGCTGTTAAAGAGGTTGAATTAAAAAAAGTCGCGCGGCGGTAA
- a CDS encoding LD-carboxypeptidase: MAIKPPVLQSGDTIGLVTPGSPLDAAIINARVQFLRDMGFNVVFGEYVYSIDGIVSAPADKRAEDIMDMFQNPIVKMILPTRGGTGVQGILPFLDFNVIKENPKLISGYSDNTVLLNSLYQFSDLTTFHSLMLIDFRAETPAYNYNQFFAATSTFTSPRAIQNPPEMTLLSVTPGSVTGPIVGGNLTSIVNTLGTPYEIDTKGKILFLEEVHSPTTMIFRFLTQLSMAGKFNDCIGIIMGECTDCPASYNTTYSDLINYFFVPLRKPLMINLATGHGRYKAAIPIGASVNLNTTNNTLTVLEPTVSWG, encoded by the coding sequence ATGGCCATTAAACCACCTGTTCTACAAAGTGGAGATACAATTGGATTGGTTACTCCCGGAAGTCCCCTAGATGCAGCGATTATAAATGCGAGGGTGCAATTCTTGAGGGATATGGGGTTTAACGTTGTTTTTGGCGAGTACGTATATTCTATTGATGGGATTGTGTCTGCCCCTGCTGACAAAAGGGCAGAGGATATCATGGATATGTTCCAGAATCCAATTGTGAAGATGATTTTACCGACCCGTGGTGGAACAGGTGTGCAAGGTATACTTCCTTTTCTTGATTTTAATGTGATCAAGGAGAACCCTAAGCTTATTTCAGGATACAGCGACAACACGGTCTTGTTGAACAGCCTCTATCAGTTCAGTGATCTTACTACCTTTCATAGCTTGATGCTCATTGACTTCCGAGCGGAAACGCCTGCTTATAATTATAATCAATTTTTCGCAGCCACCTCCACGTTCACATCACCACGCGCCATTCAAAATCCACCAGAAATGACGCTTTTGAGTGTCACGCCTGGTAGTGTGACTGGTCCCATCGTTGGAGGCAATCTGACATCCATCGTGAATACCCTTGGCACTCCATATGAAATCGATACAAAAGGAAAAATCTTATTCCTTGAAGAAGTACATTCTCCTACTACGATGATTTTCCGCTTCCTGACCCAGCTGTCCATGGCAGGCAAATTCAACGATTGTATCGGCATTATCATGGGTGAATGCACGGATTGTCCCGCTTCCTACAACACTACATACTCAGACCTAATCAACTACTTTTTCGTTCCTTTAAGAAAGCCCCTTATGATCAACCTCGCCACCGGCCACGGCAGATACAAAGCCGCCATCCCAATAGGCGCCAGCGTCAACCTGAATACAACGAATAATACGTTAACAGTTCTGGAACCAACGGTATCGTGGGGGTAG
- a CDS encoding extracellular solute-binding protein, producing MKKMYKVLMASLLASVLLIAGCSNNAEQTWSDAYELEDITFPLDQEDISLKIMTSSSPLAPNDPNEKLIYERLEEKTGVHIEWRNFTGEVFGERRNLAMATGEMPDAIKNAAFSDYELLKLAEDEAIIPLNDLIEDYMPNLKAVLEKAPQYEAMMTAPDGNIYAFPWIEELGEGKESIHSVDNFPWINVEWIDQLGLKMPTTTDELKEVLIAFRDNDPAGGGQTIPMSFIINDGGQDPGFLFGAFGLGDNWDRTVVTNDGEVKLTAADEGYIEAIKFMNDLYDEGLLDIEAFEHEWPAYVAKGQEGRYGMYFTWDKGNITGMNDKYDLMPPLFGPDGHKNVTRTNGMGFDRSRMVITSANKNLELTAKWIDELYNPTQSVQNNWGTFGDEEQQNIFEWDEEEEMLRHLPLDGTAPVELREKTSVGGPLAILDSYYGTVTTKPDDAAWRLNLMKEVMVPHMKAENIYPRVFFDKEELDRLAKIEADLIPYVNRKRAEWITNGKIEAEWPEYLEELERLGLSEWLEIKQAGFDRQ from the coding sequence ATGAAAAAAATGTACAAAGTACTGATGGCTTCTTTGCTGGCAAGTGTATTATTGATTGCTGGTTGTTCTAATAATGCAGAACAGACATGGTCCGATGCTTATGAGTTAGAGGATATTACCTTCCCGTTGGACCAGGAAGATATCTCACTGAAAATAATGACATCGAGTTCTCCGCTGGCTCCTAATGATCCGAACGAAAAGTTGATTTATGAAAGATTAGAAGAGAAAACAGGCGTTCACATTGAGTGGAGAAACTTCACAGGTGAAGTGTTTGGAGAAAGAAGAAACCTTGCGATGGCTACTGGCGAAATGCCGGATGCAATCAAAAATGCTGCATTCAGTGACTATGAACTGTTAAAGCTTGCAGAAGACGAGGCAATTATTCCACTTAACGATTTGATTGAAGATTATATGCCAAACCTGAAAGCTGTTTTGGAGAAAGCTCCTCAATATGAGGCGATGATGACAGCTCCTGATGGAAATATTTATGCCTTTCCTTGGATTGAAGAATTAGGAGAAGGGAAAGAAAGCATTCATTCTGTTGATAATTTCCCTTGGATCAATGTGGAGTGGATAGATCAACTAGGACTGAAAATGCCAACTACGACAGATGAATTGAAGGAAGTATTGATTGCCTTCAGAGATAACGATCCTGCAGGAGGTGGCCAAACAATCCCTATGTCCTTTATCATTAATGATGGTGGACAAGATCCAGGATTCCTATTTGGAGCATTCGGCCTTGGCGATAACTGGGACCGCACAGTAGTGACGAATGATGGCGAAGTAAAATTGACTGCAGCGGACGAAGGATACATCGAAGCAATCAAATTTATGAACGATTTGTATGATGAAGGACTTCTTGACATTGAGGCATTTGAGCATGAATGGCCTGCATATGTGGCCAAAGGACAAGAAGGACGCTATGGAATGTACTTCACATGGGATAAAGGAAATATTACAGGTATGAACGACAAATACGATTTAATGCCTCCTTTATTCGGACCAGATGGCCACAAGAACGTCACAAGAACCAATGGAATGGGCTTTGACCGCTCCAGAATGGTTATTACAAGTGCCAATAAAAACCTTGAATTGACAGCAAAATGGATTGATGAACTGTATAATCCAACACAATCCGTACAAAACAACTGGGGCACCTTTGGCGATGAAGAACAACAAAACATCTTTGAGTGGGATGAAGAGGAAGAAATGCTAAGACACTTGCCTCTCGACGGTACGGCACCTGTTGAATTGCGTGAAAAAACCTCTGTCGGTGGACCTCTTGCCATTCTAGACAGCTACTATGGTACGGTTACAACCAAGCCTGACGATGCTGCGTGGAGATTGAACTTGATGAAAGAAGTCATGGTACCACACATGAAAGCAGAAAATATCTACCCGAGAGTATTTTTCGATAAAGAGGAACTTGATCGCCTTGCCAAAATTGAAGCGGACTTGATTCCATATGTAAACAGAAAGCGTGCAGAATGGATTACCAATGGAAAAATCGAAGCGGAATGGCCGGAATATCTAGAAGAATTAGAGCGCTTAGGTTTATCGGAATGGCTTGAAATTAAACAAGCAGGATTCGATAGACAGTAA
- a CDS encoding DUF624 domain-containing protein, which yields MLDMSQWYIRLGNWAFNLVLLNLLWIIFSISGLLIAGIFPATAAMFAVLKQMMIEDEDIAVIKSFWGHFKSEFIMSNVIGYLMIIVGFILYLDIRVLQGMENGIPQLALASATVVIGILYLLTLLYIVPIFVHFKLKLLQYPLHAVILAVAKPFHTIFLLSLLAVVAYAYMVLPALILVFGISLAAYFMTKVASYSFPRKEKASHAESYPSEVL from the coding sequence ATGCTTGACATGTCTCAATGGTACATTCGATTAGGAAATTGGGCATTTAATCTAGTATTACTCAACCTTTTATGGATCATATTTTCTATATCAGGTCTTTTGATAGCTGGAATTTTTCCCGCAACTGCGGCGATGTTTGCAGTTTTAAAACAAATGATGATAGAGGATGAAGATATAGCTGTGATTAAATCCTTCTGGGGCCATTTTAAATCAGAATTTATCATGTCCAACGTAATTGGATATTTGATGATAATAGTGGGATTTATTTTATATTTGGATATCCGAGTGCTGCAGGGGATGGAAAACGGCATTCCTCAATTGGCTTTGGCAAGTGCAACGGTTGTCATAGGTATTCTCTATCTCTTGACTCTATTGTACATAGTCCCGATCTTCGTTCATTTTAAATTGAAGCTCTTGCAGTACCCATTACATGCGGTGATTCTTGCTGTTGCAAAACCGTTTCATACCATCTTCCTGCTTTCATTGCTTGCAGTTGTCGCTTACGCTTATATGGTACTTCCGGCATTAATACTCGTTTTCGGTATAAGTCTCGCAGCCTATTTCATGACAAAAGTGGCTTCCTATTCCTTTCCGAGAAAAGAAAAAGCTTCACATGCTGAGAGCTATCCCTCTGAAGTGCTTTGA
- a CDS encoding carbohydrate ABC transporter permease, which produces MSNSKSTHLLNSSKTDRIILLVNKVLLSLVVVVVTVPLLYVLLGSFLQPQILATKGLSFNPEHWTVDGYIRIFQDGTIMRGFFNSVLYASGFTFVAISFTVLAGYAISVDDLVGKKFFVIFFLIAMFFNGGMIPTYLVVRSLGLLNTPWAIILPGAVGVWNLILARTYFKAIPNELKEAARIDGASDLMIFWKIVLPLAKPIIFVLALFAFIGQWNAYFQAMIYLDDRSLYPLQLVLREILIQNEVQPGMIADQLARAEMQKIAEMIKYSSIVVASLPLLIMYPFFQKYFEKGVMVGSLK; this is translated from the coding sequence ATGAGTAATTCTAAAAGTACCCATTTACTAAACAGCTCAAAAACAGACCGGATAATTCTTCTGGTCAATAAAGTGTTGTTGAGTCTGGTTGTAGTGGTTGTTACAGTCCCTCTCTTATATGTCCTACTTGGCTCGTTTTTACAGCCGCAAATCCTGGCTACAAAAGGACTGTCCTTCAACCCTGAACATTGGACGGTTGACGGATATATTCGAATCTTCCAAGATGGAACGATTATGAGAGGCTTCTTCAACTCTGTCCTATATGCATCAGGATTTACATTTGTAGCCATCAGTTTTACCGTTCTGGCCGGTTATGCAATATCAGTGGACGATCTTGTCGGGAAAAAGTTCTTCGTTATCTTCTTCTTGATTGCCATGTTTTTCAATGGGGGAATGATTCCGACCTATTTAGTCGTCCGTTCATTGGGATTGCTGAATACACCTTGGGCCATTATTCTCCCGGGTGCAGTGGGAGTTTGGAATCTTATATTGGCAAGGACCTACTTTAAAGCGATACCAAATGAGCTGAAAGAGGCCGCAAGGATAGATGGTGCATCAGACTTGATGATTTTCTGGAAAATCGTCTTGCCTTTAGCCAAACCGATTATCTTTGTACTGGCACTATTCGCCTTTATCGGTCAATGGAACGCTTATTTCCAAGCGATGATTTATCTGGATGACCGTTCACTCTATCCGCTTCAACTTGTATTGCGTGAAATACTCATCCAGAACGAGGTACAGCCAGGTATGATTGCCGATCAACTGGCTCGTGCGGAGATGCAGAAAATTGCAGAAATGATCAAATACTCGTCCATTGTTGTGGCAAGTTTACCTTTATTGATTATGTATCCATTCTTCCAGAAGTATTTTGAAAAAGGCGTTATGGTTGGGTCATTAAAATAA
- a CDS encoding ABC transporter permease subunit: protein MKRNRMAYIKKNWALYLFLAPALLSVFIFNYIPMYGVLIAFQNFSVTKGIWGSDWVGLAHFTSFLTSPNFLQIFLNTIKLSSYELLIGFPVPVILALMLHQIRRSGIKKNIQLVIYAPYFISTVVIAGMLFLFLSPAGPINGLLGLFMNRPVSFMSEPDYFRTIFITSGIWQGAGFASIVYVAALSNSDPQLHDAATIDGASLLQRIWHIDLQVLKPVMAVLFILAIGGIMGVGFEKAYLLQTDRNLPASEIIDTYVYKRGLLAGDWSFGAAVGLFNTVIGLVLLATANQVVKKLKGETLY, encoded by the coding sequence ATGAAGAGGAACCGTATGGCCTACATAAAGAAAAATTGGGCTCTTTACTTGTTCTTGGCACCAGCTTTATTATCTGTTTTTATTTTCAACTATATACCAATGTATGGGGTGCTGATTGCTTTTCAGAACTTTAGTGTGACAAAAGGAATTTGGGGAAGCGACTGGGTTGGTTTAGCCCATTTCACCAGTTTCCTGACCTCACCAAACTTTCTACAAATTTTCCTGAATACGATAAAGCTGAGTTCTTATGAATTGCTGATTGGGTTTCCTGTACCGGTCATATTGGCTCTTATGCTTCATCAGATCAGGAGGTCGGGAATCAAAAAGAACATCCAGTTGGTTATCTATGCACCTTATTTCATTTCGACGGTAGTTATAGCCGGGATGCTGTTTCTCTTCTTATCTCCGGCAGGACCGATCAATGGGTTGCTTGGATTGTTTATGAATCGACCTGTTTCATTTATGTCCGAACCTGATTACTTCAGGACCATCTTTATTACATCGGGTATATGGCAGGGAGCAGGCTTTGCATCCATTGTCTATGTTGCGGCCCTATCCAATTCTGATCCACAGCTGCATGATGCAGCAACAATCGACGGTGCCTCCCTCCTACAGAGAATTTGGCATATTGATCTGCAAGTACTGAAGCCAGTGATGGCGGTTCTTTTCATTCTTGCAATTGGAGGAATTATGGGTGTCGGGTTTGAAAAAGCCTACTTGTTACAAACAGATCGGAACTTGCCAGCTTCTGAAATTATCGATACGTATGTGTATAAGCGGGGGCTCCTGGCAGGAGATTGGTCCTTCGGTGCTGCGGTAGGTTTATTCAATACCGTGATTGGTCTTGTATTGCTAGCAACAGCGAATCAAGTAGTGAAAAAACTTAAAGGCGAAACGCTTTATTAG
- a CDS encoding carbohydrate kinase, with the protein MGENNSIICMGELLIDFFCTDVDIDLVRGKNFEKQAGGAPANVCATIVKLGGYALFSGKVGNDPFGHFLKNTLDGVKVDTSMLVFDKINPTTLAFVSLKKNGERDFVFNRGADAFLLEEELDQDKMEQAAILHFGSATALLQEPFRTTYLTSLRSAKERGQFISFDPNYRLDLWKGRESSFIDLVKQGISLADFVKVSEEELKIITGTEELETGVQILHALGAKIVAITLGKRGTLISNGKQQETIPSIPVDSIDSTGAGDAFVGAALFQFSNGNNAERILEDFQLLKEIILFSNKVGALVCTKVGAITAIPTLEEVI; encoded by the coding sequence ATGGGTGAAAATAATTCGATCATTTGTATGGGAGAGCTACTGATAGATTTTTTCTGTACAGACGTGGACATTGATTTAGTAAGAGGGAAAAACTTTGAAAAGCAAGCAGGGGGAGCTCCTGCCAATGTATGTGCAACCATTGTGAAATTGGGAGGATATGCGTTGTTCAGTGGAAAGGTGGGGAATGATCCATTTGGGCACTTTCTGAAAAATACATTGGACGGGGTAAAGGTTGATACGTCGATGCTTGTATTCGATAAAATCAACCCGACAACATTGGCCTTTGTGTCATTAAAGAAAAATGGCGAAAGAGACTTTGTTTTTAATCGGGGGGCAGATGCTTTTTTATTGGAGGAGGAACTTGATCAAGACAAAATGGAGCAAGCTGCCATCCTGCATTTCGGTTCGGCAACGGCTCTATTGCAGGAACCTTTCAGAACCACCTACTTAACTTCCTTGCGATCGGCAAAAGAAAGAGGACAGTTTATATCCTTTGATCCTAACTATCGGTTGGACCTTTGGAAAGGAAGGGAAAGTAGTTTTATCGATTTAGTGAAACAAGGAATCTCATTGGCTGATTTTGTGAAAGTCAGTGAAGAGGAATTAAAAATCATTACAGGTACCGAGGAGCTTGAAACCGGTGTGCAAATTCTTCATGCACTGGGAGCAAAAATAGTGGCCATTACATTGGGGAAAAGAGGCACATTGATCTCAAACGGAAAGCAACAAGAAACGATACCTAGTATTCCCGTAGATTCCATTGATTCGACTGGAGCAGGTGATGCATTTGTGGGAGCCGCACTTTTTCAATTTTCCAATGGGAATAACGCTGAAAGAATACTGGAAGATTTTCAACTTCTTAAAGAGATTATCTTATTCAGCAATAAAGTAGGCGCCTTGGTTTGTACAAAGGTAGGGGCAATTACAGCCATTCCAACATTGGAAGAAGTTATATAG